In Pseudomonas coleopterorum, one genomic interval encodes:
- a CDS encoding single-stranded DNA-binding protein, producing MARGVNKVILVGTCGQDPETRYMPNGNAVTNLSLATSEQWTDKQSGQKVERTEWHRVSLFGKVAEIAGEYLRKGSQVYIEGKLQTREWEKDGIKRYTTEIIVDMQGTLQLLGGRPQGDQAQRPAGGHQNPAPRAQSQSQPQRESRPAQQPASQQTPDDDFYDDNIPFMDPYRFNWQLV from the coding sequence ATGGCACGAGGCGTTAACAAAGTCATCCTGGTAGGCACCTGTGGTCAGGATCCGGAAACCCGCTACATGCCCAACGGCAATGCGGTCACCAATCTCAGCCTGGCCACCAGTGAGCAGTGGACCGACAAACAATCAGGTCAGAAGGTGGAGCGCACCGAATGGCACCGCGTCTCACTGTTCGGCAAGGTGGCTGAGATAGCGGGGGAATACCTGCGCAAGGGCTCCCAGGTCTACATCGAGGGCAAGCTGCAGACGCGGGAGTGGGAGAAGGACGGTATCAAGCGCTACACCACGGAAATCATCGTGGACATGCAGGGGACGCTGCAGCTGCTGGGTGGTCGACCTCAAGGTGATCAGGCGCAGCGGCCTGCAGGTGGCCACCAGAACCCAGCACCACGGGCGCAATCGCAATCGCAGCCTCAGCGTGAATCACGACCGGCACAGCAGCCGGCGTCGCAACAAACACCCGATGACGATTTTTACGACGACAACATTCCCTTCATGGATCCCTACCGATTCAACTGGCAGCTGGTCTAG
- a CDS encoding AAA family ATPase: MHRLIGFGTDKGFVPLAIEGDAPESQNIFTVIVGKNGVGKSRLLSSIAKDFARNYHSSPSVPEFRNLDRLPKLIALSTSPFDKFPSNRRPYNHYDIETNYRYVGMRGEGPFGASNAVSLLSSAAKGWLEKLSTFGETANLIDVFNSLNFEPYAEFVFKPGYIGKSVNQEQAGLFGTPISHELERLFQVNNISFDEKYINQLSSYNEDERHEIYSAMIELQRVETSRKALILAVDFKSGIFFHTGENPRSGFLAKAILTLLSAGLMRLMDVRLIKKNYGPMSLKRASSGEQCLLVIMLGIAGHITDYSTILIDEPEISLHPRWQEEFIIMLTSAFSSYRGCQFIIATHSPQIISRLKDEGCYITSLTDNRIFRASEFSNRSADYQLAELFDAPGIMNEYIARLAFSLLSKIKASKCVSPDNLRELNQLQTLAENVDRDDPTMDLVQSVILVCDIYANN, translated from the coding sequence ATGCATAGATTAATTGGTTTCGGTACAGATAAAGGATTTGTTCCTCTGGCCATCGAGGGTGATGCACCTGAGTCACAAAATATATTCACTGTTATAGTTGGCAAAAATGGCGTAGGTAAAAGTCGCTTACTATCATCAATAGCAAAAGATTTTGCCCGAAATTATCACTCTTCGCCCTCTGTTCCTGAATTTAGAAATTTAGATAGACTACCGAAACTGATTGCTTTATCGACCAGTCCTTTTGATAAGTTTCCATCAAACCGAAGGCCCTATAATCACTACGATATAGAAACAAACTACAGGTATGTCGGGATGCGCGGTGAGGGTCCATTTGGAGCTTCAAACGCTGTATCGCTCTTGTCTTCTGCTGCCAAGGGGTGGCTTGAAAAACTATCAACCTTTGGTGAGACTGCCAATCTCATTGACGTCTTTAATTCACTGAACTTTGAGCCGTATGCCGAGTTTGTTTTTAAACCAGGCTACATAGGTAAATCAGTCAATCAGGAGCAAGCGGGACTTTTTGGAACCCCTATATCGCATGAGCTAGAAAGACTTTTCCAAGTAAATAATATTAGCTTTGATGAAAAATATATAAATCAGCTGTCGAGCTATAATGAGGATGAGCGCCATGAGATTTATAGCGCCATGATTGAACTGCAGCGCGTTGAAACTTCGCGGAAAGCCCTAATTCTAGCTGTAGATTTCAAAAGCGGCATTTTTTTCCATACCGGAGAAAATCCAAGAAGTGGTTTTCTTGCAAAAGCTATTCTTACACTGCTGAGCGCAGGTCTAATGAGATTAATGGATGTTCGTCTGATCAAAAAAAATTACGGGCCGATGTCACTTAAACGTGCTAGCTCAGGCGAACAGTGTTTACTTGTAATAATGCTTGGTATTGCAGGTCATATCACTGATTATTCAACAATCTTAATTGATGAGCCCGAAATCAGCCTTCATCCAAGGTGGCAAGAAGAATTCATAATAATGCTCACTAGTGCGTTCTCGTCGTACAGGGGGTGCCAATTTATTATAGCTACTCATTCTCCTCAAATTATATCCAGACTTAAAGATGAAGGTTGCTACATAACATCGCTTACGGATAATAGAATATTCAGAGCGTCTGAATTTAGTAATCGCTCCGCTGATTATCAATTAGCTGAGCTTTTCGATGCCCCTGGGATTATGAATGAATATATTGCGAGGCTCGCATTTAGCCTCCTATCCAAAATCAAAGCCAGCAAATGTGTGTCACCGGATAATTTACGTGAACTAAATCAATTACAGACCTTGGCTGAGAATGTTGATCGAGATGATCCAACTATGGATCTAGTTCAATCTGTTATTCTGGTATGTGATATCTATGCCAATAATTAA
- a CDS encoding HNH endonuclease has translation MFTNASLAVIAQKKDDPEFDHTKWSQEDLKGLRAEIRNYYRSIQRLVCVYCKEIVSVRAAHAAPVEHIVPKSQYIEFIFEPKNLCVTCADCNEYKGKNEVMFEPVIPGRRRKRYPTASSAFQIVHPHFDEYEQHIIKANRVYVDLTPKGHYTIGICKLNRFFHYFGTCDEFINDAALVEANDLFFSTGVVQINALVKTDVEQ, from the coding sequence ATGTTCACTAACGCATCTCTTGCTGTCATAGCACAGAAAAAAGACGACCCTGAATTTGACCACACAAAGTGGTCACAAGAAGATCTCAAGGGTTTACGTGCAGAAATCCGAAACTACTATAGAAGCATACAAAGGCTTGTGTGTGTTTACTGTAAGGAGATCGTCAGCGTTAGAGCCGCTCACGCGGCACCAGTTGAACATATAGTTCCGAAATCTCAATACATAGAGTTTATTTTCGAGCCCAAAAATCTTTGTGTGACCTGTGCCGATTGTAATGAGTACAAAGGAAAAAATGAAGTTATGTTTGAGCCTGTTATTCCTGGGCGACGACGCAAAAGATACCCTACTGCATCTTCTGCATTTCAGATAGTGCACCCACACTTTGACGAATATGAACAACACATAATTAAGGCAAATCGCGTGTACGTCGATTTGACACCTAAAGGTCATTACACAATTGGAATCTGTAAGCTAAATAGATTTTTTCATTATTTTGGTACCTGCGATGAGTTCATAAACGATGCAGCTCTTGTTGAAGCTAACGATTTGTTTTTCTCGACTGGTGTTGTTCAAATAAATGCACTGGTAAAAACAGACGTAGAACAATAA
- a CDS encoding DUF1654 domain-containing protein gives MAKKAPAAPASPKTYEVLAMRLQRAINTPAAQKSKSALLERLPGDRDEDWTRILEEIDGTDNVTLAHRDDGKVQLFWTVPQQD, from the coding sequence ATGGCCAAAAAAGCCCCAGCGGCCCCTGCATCGCCCAAGACTTATGAGGTGCTCGCCATGCGGCTACAGCGCGCAATCAACACGCCTGCAGCGCAGAAATCAAAATCTGCACTGCTGGAGCGCTTGCCCGGTGATCGCGATGAGGACTGGACACGGATCCTGGAAGAAATCGATGGAACCGACAACGTGACCCTGGCCCACCGCGACGATGGCAAGGTCCAGCTGTTCTGGACAGTGCCTCAACAAGACTGA
- a CDS encoding LexA family protein has translation MPTTVLARIDISQITLPLYSHRVSAGFPSPAADHLEKHISLDELFDIRAPHVYLVKIEGESMMGAGIYDGDLVIVDRSREPQHGDIVIAGLNGEPVCKRLHRRDRQVILQSENKAYPARHILEGDEMVVWGVVRYSVRDHAYA, from the coding sequence ATGCCCACGACCGTTCTAGCCCGAATCGACATCTCCCAGATCACATTGCCTCTCTACTCGCATCGCGTGTCGGCAGGGTTCCCATCACCTGCGGCCGATCACTTGGAGAAGCACATTTCCCTGGACGAGCTGTTCGATATCCGGGCACCGCACGTGTACCTGGTGAAGATCGAAGGCGAAAGCATGATGGGCGCCGGGATCTATGACGGCGACCTGGTGATTGTCGATCGCAGCCGTGAGCCGCAGCATGGTGACATCGTGATCGCAGGCCTGAACGGTGAGCCCGTGTGCAAACGGCTGCACCGTCGCGATCGCCAAGTCATCCTGCAGTCGGAAAACAAGGCCTATCCGGCGCGTCACATTCTGGAGGGTGATGAAATGGTGGTGTGGGGAGTCGTGCGCTACAGCGTGCGTGATCATGCCTACGCCTAA
- the umuC gene encoding translesion error-prone DNA polymerase V subunit UmuC, protein MPTPKQVFALVDCNSFYASCERVFRPDLAKTPIVVLSNNDGCVIARSYDAKPFVKMGAPYFQIKDMLRREGIVAFSSNYALYGQISERVMTIIESMVAGSEVYSIDEVFCDLTGRREDLTTLGRSIRDRVLRCTGIPVGVGIAHTKTLAKLANHTAKRLQAQTGGVVDICDPYKRDWVLRNTAVGEVWGVGRRLNAHLEAMGIQSAMDLAKADKTMIGRKFSVVLERTARELAGVSCMELDEPDPPKQEICCSRMFGKRMSEVGPIKEAVATYTARAAEKLRAQGSVCKKMRVSVRTGMFNPDEAKYANGVVIELPYPTNDTRLMTNAATQAVDHIFRSGYRYSKAEVMLLDLRQPGEYTSDLFAVTQPQTSDQLMSVMDSINSRWGRGTLRTATVPTTPEWAMRRDLMSQSYTTRIDQLWVARAH, encoded by the coding sequence ATGCCTACGCCTAAGCAAGTGTTCGCCCTGGTGGACTGCAACTCGTTCTACGCCTCCTGCGAGCGTGTTTTTCGCCCGGATCTGGCCAAGACCCCGATCGTCGTCCTTTCGAACAACGATGGCTGTGTGATCGCACGCAGCTACGATGCCAAACCCTTCGTCAAAATGGGCGCGCCCTACTTCCAGATCAAAGACATGCTGCGCCGAGAAGGGATTGTGGCGTTCAGCAGCAATTACGCGCTGTATGGCCAAATCTCCGAGCGAGTGATGACCATCATCGAAAGCATGGTGGCTGGCTCTGAGGTATACAGCATCGACGAAGTGTTTTGTGATCTGACTGGCCGTCGTGAGGATCTGACAACGCTGGGCCGCTCGATCCGAGACAGGGTACTGCGCTGCACTGGAATTCCGGTCGGTGTGGGCATAGCGCATACCAAGACACTGGCCAAGCTGGCCAACCACACCGCCAAGCGGTTGCAGGCCCAGACGGGCGGTGTGGTGGACATTTGCGACCCGTACAAGCGTGACTGGGTGTTGCGTAATACTGCAGTGGGAGAGGTATGGGGTGTTGGTCGACGGCTAAATGCACACCTGGAGGCCATGGGCATCCAGTCGGCCATGGACCTGGCCAAGGCTGACAAGACGATGATCGGGCGGAAATTCAGTGTGGTCCTGGAGCGAACAGCGCGCGAGCTCGCCGGCGTGTCGTGTATGGAGCTGGATGAGCCTGACCCGCCCAAGCAGGAGATCTGCTGCAGTCGGATGTTTGGTAAGCGTATGAGTGAGGTAGGGCCGATCAAGGAGGCGGTGGCCACCTACACAGCGCGGGCTGCGGAGAAGCTGCGAGCTCAAGGCTCAGTGTGCAAGAAGATGCGCGTGAGCGTGCGTACGGGCATGTTCAATCCGGACGAGGCGAAGTATGCCAACGGCGTCGTGATCGAGCTGCCCTACCCTACTAATGACACCCGCCTGATGACCAATGCTGCTACCCAGGCGGTAGATCACATCTTCCGTTCAGGCTATCGATACAGCAAAGCTGAGGTCATGCTGCTCGATCTGCGTCAGCCTGGTGAATATACGAGTGATCTTTTTGCCGTGACCCAACCGCAAACGTCCGATCAACTGATGTCGGTCATGGACTCGATCAACAGTCGATGGGGACGCGGGACGTTGCGCACAGCAACCGTGCCGACCACACCGGAATGGGCCATGCGGCGCGATTTGATGAGCCAGAGCTATACCACGCGGATTGATCAGCTATGGGTTGCGAGGGCTCACTAA
- a CDS encoding type II toxin-antitoxin system HicA family toxin, with protein sequence MKCSEFRRWMKARGVEFQSTKGSHFKVSLNGKSTIFPDHGAKEIAEGLRKTIIKQLGLKD encoded by the coding sequence ATGAAGTGTAGTGAGTTTCGGCGGTGGATGAAGGCCCGTGGAGTCGAGTTTCAAAGCACCAAGGGCAGTCATTTCAAGGTTTCCCTGAATGGCAAATCCACCATCTTTCCGGACCATGGCGCTAAGGAAATCGCCGAAGGTCTACGAAAGACCATCATCAAGCAGCTGGGCCTCAAGGATTGA
- a CDS encoding type II toxin-antitoxin system HicB family antitoxin: protein MNDYTLEIHHDEKAGVWLSCVEIPEMHASGDTLADALRDTGDAMDAALSIYVDQRRAIPAGRWQSDAATRLHLSALTAAKVALWNAMIEAGVGRGELADRLGCTRQVVDRLVDILHTSKIDQVERGLAVLGKRINVSVEAAA from the coding sequence ATGAACGACTACACGCTTGAGATCCATCACGATGAGAAGGCTGGGGTTTGGCTCTCTTGTGTTGAAATTCCGGAAATGCACGCTTCAGGTGACACCCTTGCCGATGCCTTGCGTGACACTGGAGACGCTATGGATGCTGCGCTGTCGATCTACGTCGACCAGCGTCGAGCGATCCCAGCTGGTCGATGGCAGAGTGATGCAGCGACCCGCCTGCACCTTTCTGCTCTGACTGCTGCAAAAGTGGCGTTGTGGAATGCGATGATCGAGGCCGGGGTCGGTCGCGGTGAATTAGCAGATCGTTTAGGGTGCACTCGGCAGGTGGTAGATCGGCTTGTCGATATTCTCCACACTTCGAAGATCGACCAGGTGGAACGTGGCTTGGCGGTCCTGGGAAAACGTATCAATGTGAGTGTTGAAGCAGCTGCGTGA
- a CDS encoding GNAT family N-acetyltransferase codes for MAMTDPLQALVSLQAEIRKGMLTHPTEKYPSVRVVLDTKNGHVRYTFARIEHGRVKALAMFVSVDQIDGIRCFQVGYAVPEAYRGKGWAIEILEQGLEELSNGLSQHGVKKFYVEAVIGTSNLASIGVAKRVLSMTPVSTTDSFSGEPAFAFTRLVEC; via the coding sequence ATGGCAATGACTGACCCACTTCAAGCACTCGTGAGCCTTCAAGCAGAGATTCGCAAGGGGATGCTCACCCATCCTACCGAAAAATACCCTTCAGTGCGGGTCGTGCTCGATACAAAAAACGGGCACGTCAGGTACACCTTTGCCCGGATCGAGCATGGTCGGGTGAAAGCATTGGCAATGTTCGTAAGCGTGGACCAGATCGACGGTATCAGGTGCTTTCAGGTTGGCTACGCCGTTCCAGAAGCTTATCGGGGTAAAGGCTGGGCGATTGAGATCCTTGAGCAAGGATTAGAGGAGCTCAGCAATGGCTTGTCACAGCATGGCGTAAAGAAGTTCTATGTAGAGGCGGTAATAGGTACGTCTAACCTGGCTTCTATAGGAGTTGCAAAGCGGGTCCTCTCTATGACACCAGTCTCGACTACAGATAGCTTTTCTGGCGAACCCGCATTTGCTTTTACCCGACTCGTAGAGTGTTGA
- a CDS encoding ParA family protein, producing the protein MPSIPFISPKGGVGKTTSCLALATQLAARGVGVTVIDADPNYPIAKWAAGGHCPSNMTVISDVTENNIASKIREAANVDPFVIIDLEGTAAKIVVLALQEADFVVVPMQGSLLDAEQAGRAVSLIHDQELAMRRHLPAYKLPFSILLTRTPPAYQTRTMANLRRSLVDKQIPLFDTVMTEREAFRAMFSFQQPLGALNPSEVPGTQKAIANADAFAAELVSKLQPAGGAD; encoded by the coding sequence ATGCCATCAATCCCCTTCATCAGCCCCAAAGGTGGGGTAGGTAAAACCACCTCCTGCTTGGCGTTGGCTACCCAATTAGCTGCCAGAGGCGTGGGTGTTACAGTCATCGATGCAGACCCGAACTATCCGATTGCCAAATGGGCTGCCGGTGGGCACTGTCCTTCCAATATGACTGTTATCTCTGACGTCACTGAAAACAACATAGCGAGCAAAATTCGCGAAGCTGCCAACGTCGATCCGTTTGTGATCATCGACCTGGAAGGTACTGCGGCCAAAATCGTCGTCCTAGCACTACAGGAGGCAGATTTCGTCGTCGTTCCAATGCAGGGGTCCCTACTCGATGCAGAGCAGGCTGGGAGAGCGGTCTCTCTGATTCACGATCAAGAATTGGCTATGAGAAGGCATTTGCCTGCTTATAAGTTGCCATTTTCAATCCTGTTGACACGCACACCCCCAGCCTATCAGACGCGAACAATGGCCAACCTGCGCAGGAGTCTGGTGGATAAGCAGATTCCTTTGTTTGACACGGTGATGACTGAGCGTGAAGCATTCAGAGCGATGTTCTCTTTTCAGCAGCCATTGGGGGCCTTAAACCCTTCAGAGGTACCAGGTACACAGAAAGCTATTGCAAACGCTGATGCATTCGCCGCAGAACTTGTGTCGAAGCTACAACCCGCTGGAGGGGCCGATTGA
- a CDS encoding stability/partitioning determinant — protein sequence MNDKRIDPFANLSSFKPKAEDRKHVDNEVIEKISKDNNFPSREAPQVTPAKRARFNSGAPKKQLNIKVTEACHDRFYDLAEKRGIRVLGDLVTLALDALEEKDSEGKQ from the coding sequence ATGAATGACAAACGGATCGATCCTTTCGCAAACCTAAGCAGCTTCAAGCCCAAAGCAGAGGACCGGAAACACGTAGATAACGAAGTTATCGAAAAGATATCTAAAGATAACAACTTTCCGTCTCGCGAAGCTCCCCAGGTGACGCCTGCGAAGCGTGCGCGATTCAATTCGGGCGCCCCAAAAAAACAGTTGAATATCAAGGTCACAGAGGCGTGTCATGACCGTTTCTATGATTTAGCCGAAAAGCGAGGGATCAGAGTCTTGGGTGATCTTGTGACCTTGGCACTGGATGCACTCGAGGAAAAGGACTCAGAGGGTAAGCAGTAA
- a CDS encoding GNAT family N-acetyltransferase, whose translation MDFITVDFDQSIDRSVFDCKTHPALNTYIAQHAGQDEKRNTSRTFMFVDDGLLLGYYTLANASVALDELTDELKKKMPRYPMPAVLLSRLAVDKSVQFQGLGKRLMADFFRRVYAISKHSGVAFIAVDAKDDVAAAFYRDKLGFTPSPVNPLRLFLPTATLIQGLAQKASRK comes from the coding sequence ATGGACTTCATCACCGTCGACTTTGATCAGTCGATTGACCGCTCTGTATTCGATTGCAAAACCCACCCTGCCCTCAATACATACATTGCCCAGCATGCTGGGCAAGATGAAAAACGAAACACCTCGCGCACTTTTATGTTCGTTGACGACGGTCTGCTTCTCGGCTATTACACGTTGGCGAACGCCTCTGTAGCCCTTGATGAGCTTACCGATGAGCTGAAAAAGAAGATGCCGCGATATCCGATGCCGGCTGTGCTACTAAGTCGTCTGGCTGTCGATAAGTCAGTTCAGTTTCAAGGTCTTGGTAAGCGCTTAATGGCCGACTTCTTTCGCCGGGTGTATGCAATCTCCAAGCACTCGGGAGTCGCGTTTATTGCTGTGGACGCCAAAGATGACGTTGCGGCGGCTTTTTACCGCGACAAGCTAGGGTTCACCCCTTCTCCTGTCAACCCGCTCCGCCTGTTCTTGCCAACGGCAACGCTCATCCAGGGGCTAGCCCAAAAAGCATCCAGAAAATGA
- a CDS encoding recombinase family protein: protein MFIRAYLRASTDDQDAGRAREYLEEFVAGHGKTIASSYMENASGSHADRPELIRLLKDARRGDVLLVESIDRLSRMDDQAWQSLKAAIDSRGIRIVAVDLPTSHQGITAQSGDEFTDRMLAAINYMMIDMMAAIARKDYQQRRLRQEQGIAKAKHSGVYKGRPADLELRKRVRELLAAGLGIRAVARHAQCSTTTVMKVRDELAAI, encoded by the coding sequence ATGTTCATCCGCGCTTACCTTCGAGCTTCGACAGACGACCAGGATGCAGGTCGAGCTCGTGAGTACCTGGAAGAATTTGTCGCCGGCCATGGCAAGACCATTGCTTCCAGCTACATGGAGAACGCAAGCGGCAGTCATGCCGATCGGCCAGAGCTGATCCGATTACTCAAGGATGCTCGTCGAGGAGACGTTCTACTGGTGGAAAGTATCGACCGGCTCTCAAGAATGGATGATCAGGCCTGGCAGTCTCTCAAGGCAGCGATCGACAGCCGCGGCATTCGAATCGTCGCCGTGGACCTGCCAACCAGTCACCAGGGCATCACAGCTCAATCGGGTGATGAATTCACTGATCGCATGCTGGCCGCAATCAATTACATGATGATCGACATGATGGCTGCGATCGCCAGGAAGGACTATCAACAGAGACGGCTGCGCCAGGAGCAGGGCATTGCCAAGGCTAAGCATAGCGGCGTGTACAAGGGCAGGCCTGCCGATCTAGAGCTGCGCAAGCGGGTACGCGAGCTGCTCGCTGCAGGACTCGGGATCCGTGCAGTGGCTAGGCATGCGCAGTGCTCAACGACAACGGTTATGAAGGTACGCGACGAGTTGGCAGCGATCTGA
- a CDS encoding DUF932 domain-containing protein — MRLSSNFRNPCMIRSDLALSNDQIARYVPSIFAEEAHDSRSERYLYIPTVQVLDALRAEGFQPFMACQTRVRDQGKREHTKHMLRLRHASQILDQEANEIILLNSHDGSSSYQMIGGKFRFVCANGLVLGDVAADQKVRHSGRGDVVSDVIEGAFEVLKHFEQIDHITADMKHQQLHQDEQEAFAMAALAYRYDPAEGPAPVTPSQLLMPRRREDRSSDLWTTFNRVQENTIKGGLSGRNKQGRRTTTRAVNGIDQDVKLNRALWVLAQAMGQHRKAA, encoded by the coding sequence ATGCGTCTTTCCAGCAACTTTCGTAACCCTTGCATGATCCGTAGTGACCTCGCACTGAGCAATGATCAGATCGCGCGCTACGTCCCGTCGATCTTCGCCGAGGAAGCGCACGACAGCCGTTCAGAACGTTATCTGTATATCCCCACTGTACAGGTGCTCGATGCTCTGCGCGCGGAAGGCTTTCAACCGTTCATGGCCTGTCAGACCCGCGTACGCGACCAGGGCAAGCGCGAGCACACCAAGCACATGCTGCGCTTGCGCCATGCCAGCCAGATCCTGGACCAGGAAGCCAACGAAATCATCCTGCTCAATAGCCATGACGGCAGCAGCAGCTATCAAATGATCGGCGGCAAATTCCGCTTCGTGTGTGCGAACGGTCTGGTCCTGGGCGACGTGGCCGCAGACCAAAAAGTCCGACACAGTGGCCGTGGGGATGTGGTGAGCGATGTGATCGAAGGCGCGTTCGAAGTGTTAAAGCATTTCGAACAGATCGACCACATCACCGCTGATATGAAGCATCAGCAATTGCACCAGGACGAGCAAGAAGCGTTCGCCATGGCGGCTCTGGCCTATCGCTACGATCCTGCCGAGGGACCGGCGCCTGTGACGCCTTCCCAGTTGTTAATGCCGCGTCGCCGCGAAGATCGAAGCAGCGACCTTTGGACCACTTTCAACCGCGTCCAGGAAAACACCATCAAGGGCGGTTTGAGCGGCCGAAACAAGCAAGGCCGACGCACTACGACCCGAGCGGTCAACGGCATTGACCAGGACGTGAAACTGAATCGCGCACTGTGGGTACTTGCTCAGGCCATGGGCCAACACCGAAAAGCCGCTTGA
- a CDS encoding mobilization protein, whose amino-acid sequence MAKQKTFTQQELENARQKLAELPDLSKDKMSQADVLQSLKEQIVDLCSAKGYTVAEVKQALADVGMNVSARDITELTTTRKRSGPRAKSQEA is encoded by the coding sequence ATGGCCAAGCAGAAAACATTCACTCAGCAAGAACTTGAAAACGCCCGGCAGAAGCTGGCCGAACTTCCGGACCTGAGCAAAGACAAAATGAGCCAGGCGGACGTGCTCCAGTCCTTGAAGGAACAAATTGTTGATCTGTGTTCAGCCAAGGGCTACACCGTGGCAGAGGTCAAGCAAGCGCTTGCTGATGTCGGCATGAACGTTTCGGCAAGAGACATCACCGAACTCACGACAACGCGTAAACGCTCCGGACCTAGGGCAAAGTCTCAAGAAGCTTGA
- the mobA gene encoding plasmid mobilization protein MobA, which translates to MSKSESRQRDQMIKVRCTLEEKALLNEKAKAAAITVSDLMRSAALSRKIKTPTDKKLMGELLQLGGLQKHLYSQMQSGMTTELSKQFADVLVAIKKAVNAIDLSQTNLK; encoded by the coding sequence ATGTCAAAAAGCGAGTCGCGGCAGAGAGACCAGATGATCAAAGTCCGCTGCACGTTGGAGGAGAAAGCCTTGCTGAATGAGAAGGCTAAGGCAGCTGCGATCACTGTCTCCGACCTGATGCGGAGTGCCGCACTTTCTCGCAAGATCAAAACGCCAACTGACAAGAAGCTGATGGGGGAACTACTGCAGTTGGGCGGTCTGCAGAAGCATCTTTACAGTCAGATGCAAAGCGGCATGACCACTGAACTGAGCAAGCAATTTGCTGATGTTTTGGTGGCCATCAAGAAGGCTGTGAACGCTATCGATTTATCGCAGACCAACCTCAAGTGA